From Desulfatiglans sp., one genomic window encodes:
- a CDS encoding phosphate ABC transporter ATP-binding protein produces MDRKKKMMTQDLNFFYGSVKALHGINLEFYEKKVTALIGPSGCGKSTLLRCLNRMNDLIPISRLEGQVLLDNENIYEKNVDVVSLRSRVGMVFQKPNPFPKSIFENVAYGLRVNGVKDRGEVEERVEKSLKGAALWEEVKERLNESALGLSGGQQQRLCIARAMAIEPEVLLMDEPASALDPIATQKIEELINKLKETYTIIIVTHNMQQAARVSDITAFFFMGKLIEVNETDTLFTRPKLKQTSDYITGRFG; encoded by the coding sequence ATGGATAGAAAAAAAAAGATGATGACTCAGGATCTGAATTTTTTCTATGGCAGCGTCAAGGCGCTTCATGGGATCAATCTTGAGTTTTATGAAAAAAAGGTAACAGCATTGATCGGGCCATCAGGATGCGGCAAGAGTACGCTTTTAAGGTGCCTTAACCGGATGAATGACCTTATACCCATAAGCAGGCTAGAAGGGCAGGTACTTCTTGATAATGAAAATATCTATGAAAAGAATGTGGATGTTGTCTCATTAAGGAGCAGGGTAGGCATGGTGTTCCAGAAACCAAACCCATTTCCTAAAAGCATATTTGAAAATGTGGCGTATGGCCTGAGGGTGAATGGGGTAAAGGATAGAGGGGAGGTAGAGGAGAGGGTGGAAAAGAGCCTGAAGGGTGCAGCCTTATGGGAAGAGGTGAAAGAGAGGCTGAATGAATCTGCACTTGGTTTATCAGGCGGGCAGCAGCAGAGGCTATGTATTGCCCGTGCAATGGCCATTGAACCTGAGGTACTGCTTATGGATGAACCGGCCTCAGCCCTTGACCCGATTGCCACACAAAAAATAGAGGAGCTGATAAATAAACTTAAAGAGACATACACGATAATAATAGTCACCCATAATATGCAGCAGGCTGCAAGGGTATCAGACATAACAGCCTTTTTTTTTATGGGTAAACTGATAGAGGTGAATGAGACAGACACGCTTTTTACAAGGCCAAAGTTAAAGCAGACATCAGACTATATTACCGGGAGATTCGGTTAA
- the dnaA gene encoding chromosomal replication initiator protein DnaA, with the protein MSTLLDELKKHVKEQISEKSYSMWINPLSLIDEKDDALVLGCPNKFSMNWIMEHYSTLLDGGLRLLGKNCNVLFKVAAPPRKKIEPDMFQPSPQMNIPNISPRRDKGRIRFNREFTFDRFVVGSCNEFAYSVSKAMASGGSCSYDTLFMMANTGLGKSHLSQSIGHMLLDNNPDVRAYYITAEDFVNEMIFALKNNRIDEFKNKYRRSCDVLMLEEVHFLSGKEKIQAELGYTLDALANDRKKLIFTSSLLPKDIPNMSRELSSRLTSGLITTLDMPDYNTRVKIIEKKATENNLMLSEEIVHFFAEKLTKDIRQIESALRCFKAKADFMKVKADINLAREILKYHITEQSTISLDSIKRLVCKYYQIEHTVLPSRSRKKIHAYPRNMYVYLSRNYSAATLEEIGKSINRNHSTVIYSSEVIEKKLRVDKKVKNQVDFLSEKIKESAV; encoded by the coding sequence ATGAGCACATTGTTGGATGAATTAAAAAAACATGTAAAAGAACAAATTTCCGAAAAGAGTTATTCCATGTGGATTAATCCTCTCTCTCTGATTGATGAAAAGGATGACGCCCTTGTTCTTGGCTGCCCTAACAAGTTTTCTATGAACTGGATCATGGAGCACTACAGCACTCTTTTAGATGGAGGACTCAGGCTCCTGGGAAAAAACTGCAATGTTTTATTCAAGGTAGCTGCCCCTCCAAGAAAAAAGATTGAGCCGGATATGTTTCAGCCTTCTCCCCAGATGAATATCCCTAACATCTCTCCCAGAAGAGATAAGGGCAGGATCCGTTTTAACAGGGAGTTTACCTTTGACAGATTTGTTGTGGGCTCCTGCAATGAATTTGCCTATTCTGTCTCAAAGGCAATGGCCTCAGGCGGTTCATGCTCCTATGACACCCTTTTTATGATGGCAAATACGGGCCTTGGAAAGAGCCATCTTTCCCAGTCCATCGGTCATATGCTGCTTGATAATAATCCTGATGTTCGTGCCTATTATATTACTGCAGAGGATTTTGTTAATGAGATGATCTTTGCACTTAAAAATAACAGGATAGATGAGTTCAAAAATAAATACCGTCGCTCATGTGATGTCCTCATGCTTGAAGAGGTGCATTTTTTAAGCGGCAAGGAAAAAATCCAGGCTGAACTGGGATACACGCTTGATGCCCTTGCAAATGACAGGAAAAAGCTGATTTTTACCAGTTCCCTGCTCCCAAAGGATATACCCAACATGTCCAGAGAGCTCTCATCAAGGCTTACCTCAGGGCTCATAACAACCCTTGACATGCCTGATTACAATACAAGGGTTAAAATCATAGAGAAGAAAGCCACCGAAAATAATCTTATGCTCTCAGAGGAGATTGTTCATTTTTTTGCGGAAAAGCTTACAAAGGATATTAGGCAGATAGAAAGCGCTTTAAGGTGTTTTAAGGCAAAGGCTGACTTTATGAAGGTCAAGGCCGATATAAACCTTGCCAGGGAAATACTTAAATACCATATAACAGAACAGAGTACTATTTCGCTGGACAGTATAAAGAGGCTTGTATGTAAATATTACCAGATAGAGCACACTGTGCTCCCCTCCAGGTCCAGAAAAAAGATCCATGCATATCCCAGAAATATGTATGTCTATCTTTCACGCAATTATTCTGCTGCAACACTTGAAGAGATAGGAAAATCCATAAACAGGAACCACTCTACTGTAATATATTCATCTGAAGTGATTGAGAAAAAACTAAGGGTCGATAAAAAGGTAAAAAATCAGGTGGATTTTTTAAGCGAAAAGATCAAGGAGTCTGCGGTATAA
- a CDS encoding phosphatase PAP2 family protein: MGLLQNDNYIDKVYLDLIFNLDEKRIFSTILPWISHSANGYYYPFIPLILFFVDPANALSFLVSALFAFAIELPAYKIIKRCAKRFRPYEVNKNIKNRIMPSERFSLPSGHTAAAWVIAILVALYYPILAIPVFIWATLVGISRVYLGVHYPTDILAGFILGTLSAVSSILIKGQIF, translated from the coding sequence ATGGGTTTGCTTCAGAATGACAATTATATAGATAAGGTTTACCTTGATCTAATCTTTAATCTCGATGAGAAGAGGATATTTTCAACTATTCTCCCCTGGATATCACACAGTGCCAATGGATATTACTATCCGTTTATTCCACTAATTTTATTTTTTGTCGATCCTGCTAATGCCCTTTCGTTTCTTGTTTCAGCGCTGTTTGCCTTTGCTATTGAGCTTCCCGCTTACAAGATTATAAAAAGATGTGCAAAAAGGTTTCGCCCTTATGAGGTTAATAAAAATATAAAGAACAGAATCATGCCCAGTGAAAGGTTCAGCCTTCCATCCGGCCACACGGCTGCTGCCTGGGTGATTGCCATACTTGTTGCACTGTATTATCCAATCCTGGCTATACCTGTGTTTATATGGGCGACACTGGTGGGTATCTCAAGAGTATACCTCGGGGTACATTACCCGACAGATATTCTCGCCGGATTTATCCTTGGGACATTAAGCGCTGTATCTTCCATATTAATAAAGGGGCAGATTTTTTAA
- a CDS encoding adenylate/guanylate cyclase domain-containing protein: MVFKNTISNEKTNRIVLFADLRDSTNILLNFEKGIYREADKSRDGEFTYEKFITDVHEAAYIELYLSHENTFAEIYGDGIMAVFPEDNGKYILENIYRLTTGMRRYNESFRDEILRPKIDMGCGITIGRVSFTYYAFDNRYHALGNAVHEAARIESLSKRYDARVLISQHFLNFIRGYVESDPRFSYRFIDNLVLYGFKEPVTLYELLLDNDPRFEIKKKTIPAYNEAYDRYCNRDWKGAKEIFLEIYREYGLGTGSIMANRCERLAKNEPLGSWNGIWDSSKK, translated from the coding sequence ATGGTCTTTAAAAATACAATATCAAACGAAAAAACAAACAGGATCGTCCTTTTTGCAGATCTCAGGGATTCAACCAATATATTGCTGAATTTTGAAAAAGGTATATATCGTGAGGCAGACAAGAGCCGCGATGGTGAATTCACCTATGAAAAGTTCATAACAGATGTGCATGAAGCAGCCTATATTGAGCTCTACCTTTCTCATGAAAATACATTTGCAGAGATTTATGGGGACGGTATTATGGCGGTATTCCCGGAGGATAATGGCAAGTACATCCTGGAAAATATATATCGCCTTACAACCGGTATGAGAAGATACAATGAATCATTCAGGGATGAAATTTTACGCCCCAAAATAGATATGGGTTGCGGCATTACAATCGGCAGGGTTTCATTTACCTACTATGCCTTTGATAACAGATACCATGCTCTGGGAAATGCTGTCCACGAGGCAGCCCGGATAGAGAGTTTATCAAAGCGTTATGATGCCAGAGTGCTTATATCGCAGCATTTCTTGAATTTTATTCGTGGCTATGTGGAATCGGACCCAAGGTTTTCCTACCGCTTTATAGACAACCTTGTTTTATATGGTTTTAAGGAGCCTGTAACTCTTTATGAGCTTCTGCTTGATAATGATCCGAGGTTTGAAATAAAGAAAAAAACTATTCCCGCGTATAATGAAGCCTATGACAGGTATTGTAACCGTGACTGGAAAGGTGCAAAGGAAATCTTTCTCGAAATCTACCGGGAATATGGCCTTGGCACAGGTTCCATAATGGCCAACAGGTGTGAGAGGCTTGCTAAAAATGAACCATTAGGTTCCTGGAATGGGATATGGGATTCATCAAAAAAATAA
- the phoU gene encoding phosphate signaling complex protein PhoU has translation MPPRLQIEIEKIKKQILSLGAMVEEQLNRAIKAVATKNLDIAKGVIESDRRVDEIEVEIEEECLKILALHQPVAVDLRFITAVIKINNDLERIGDEAVNIAERVIYLGTRTPLNVTFDYSEMSIKTIKMVKDSLDALVNLDLEVALRLRIDDNAIDALDRGFFQKVSNSLPDNPENAGSLIQLFLISRHLERIADHATNIAEEVIYLIEGVIHRHRREYK, from the coding sequence ATGCCTCCACGATTACAAATAGAAATAGAAAAGATCAAAAAACAGATACTCTCCCTTGGCGCAATGGTCGAAGAGCAGCTTAACAGGGCAATCAAGGCTGTTGCAACAAAAAACCTTGATATAGCAAAAGGGGTAATAGAATCGGACAGGCGGGTGGATGAAATCGAGGTGGAGATTGAAGAGGAGTGCCTCAAGATACTGGCGCTGCATCAGCCTGTTGCAGTTGATCTAAGGTTTATTACAGCAGTAATCAAGATAAACAATGACCTTGAACGAATCGGAGACGAAGCGGTAAATATTGCTGAAAGGGTTATATATCTTGGTACAAGGACTCCCCTTAATGTTACTTTTGATTACAGTGAGATGTCTATTAAAACCATAAAGATGGTCAAGGACAGCCTTGATGCGCTTGTAAACCTTGATCTTGAGGTAGCATTAAGGCTGCGTATTGATGATAATGCAATTGATGCCCTTGACAGGGGCTTTTTTCAAAAGGTAAGCAACAGCCTGCCTGACAACCCTGAGAACGCAGGTTCACTGATACAGCTTTTCCTGATTTCACGTCACCTTGAACGGATAGCTGATCACGCTACTAACATAGCTGAAGAGGTTATTTATCTTATCGAGGGGGTAATCCACCGGCACAGAAGAGAATATAAATAG
- a CDS encoding glycosyltransferase family 1 protein: MSQLLSQARKIIGNDQGMMAVVKTGAGIDSKKEGYTHIYSSTPGSMGLAAMLTAKILGLPHYSTYNAAFPQLAERLTTDHNISELVWKFIVWFYNHTERVFVSSYTTGKALEEKGIRKELIRKSPWTSVEKLTFESLYPKDWAYYDAAA, encoded by the coding sequence TTGAGCCAACTGCTGTCTCAGGCAAGAAAGATCATCGGCAATGATCAGGGCATGATGGCGGTTGTAAAGACAGGGGCAGGTATTGACAGTAAAAAGGAGGGCTATACTCATATTTACAGCTCTACACCCGGGTCTATGGGATTGGCTGCAATGCTTACAGCAAAGATATTAGGGCTTCCGCATTACAGCACATACAATGCCGCCTTTCCACAGCTGGCAGAAAGGCTTACAACCGATCACAATATAAGCGAACTTGTGTGGAAATTCATAGTATGGTTTTATAATCATACAGAGAGGGTATTTGTCTCATCATACACTACAGGTAAGGCGCTTGAAGAAAAGGGAATAAGGAAGGAACTGATAAGGAAGAGCCCATGGACATCTGTTGAGAAACTTACCTTTGAATCTCTTTATCCCAAAGACTGGGCCTACTATGATGCAGCCGCTTAA